A single Corticium candelabrum chromosome 12, ooCorCand1.1, whole genome shotgun sequence DNA region contains:
- the LOC134187972 gene encoding ankyrin repeat domain-containing protein 18B-like isoform X1, giving the protein MSSLFEKNDVLVQAVRRGDIQAVTHVLKMGVDIDTRYEYGSGCVVSYNETLLMIACRNNKKEMVELLLSKSADVNKGDRWGWTALMMAADDGSEDIMNIILKTKDIDVKMGDCWGKTAIHHAAMANHVAIVERLLSCSVPVDIIDFRNRTPLWFAVRGGCVSCVDVLLKHGANPRHMSRSRGSPLEFAKRRGLIDVIKMMEEAIRLRSHPYMEGHVSVIRHQDQQTIAELQSDIRKIKKELSQSVPESELTKLRKEIQQKEEEIRCLVSALATVSRVASEKVGKGRTTSAEGQMLSLAAGNDIKIASVSEDECAVWVSRVVRAIQNVSSSRWYAIGSACGKTFNQLQQLKSLPDDSDKVQALFDQLAQQMGGKAAADKLLEACNSMANPTYAAVREEMEK; this is encoded by the exons ATGTCGTCACTGTTTG AAAAGAACGATGTATTGGTTCAAGCGGTGAGAAGAGGTGATATTCAGGCAGTGACGCATGTTTTGAAAATGGGAGTTGATATTGATACACGTTACGAGTATGGGAGTGGTTGTGTTGTGAGTTATAAT GAGACACTTCTGATGATAGCGTGTAGGAATAATAAAAAGGAGATGGTGGAGTTGCTGCTCAGTAAATCAGCAGATGTTAATAAGGGAGACAGG TGGGGATGGACTGCTTTGATGATGGCAGCAGATGATGGATCAGAAGATATTATGAATATAATATTAAAGACCAAAGATATTGATGTGAAGATGGGAGATTGt TGGGGAAAGACGGCTATCCATCATGCTGCAATGGCGAATCATGTGGCCATTGTAGAGAGACTTCtgtcttgttctgttcctgttgatatcatTGATTTTCGTAATCGTACACCATTGTGGTTTGCTGTCCGTGGTGGTTGTGtgagttgtgttgatgttctcctaAAACATGGAGCGAATCCCCGACATATGAG TAGGAGCCGTGGATCACCACTAGAGTTTGCTAAGCGACGTGGTCTGATTGATGTGATTAagatgatggaagaagccataagat TGAGATCTCATCCCTATATGGAGGGTCATGTGTCTGTTATCAGACAtcaagaccaacagaca atTGCTGAACTGCAGAGTGACATCAGGAAGATCAAAAAAGAATTAAGCCAATCAGTCCCTGAGAGTGAATTGACGAAACTGAGAAAGGAGATCCAACAGAAAGAGGAGGAAATAAGATGTCTTGTGTCTGCTCTTGCTACAGTTAGCAGAGTGGCCAGCGAGAAG GTTGGTAAAGGTCGCACGACTTCTGCGGAGGGTCAGATGTTGTCACTGGCAGCAGGTAATGACATAAAGA TTGCATCAGTGAGTGAAGATGAATGTGCTGTTTGGGTGTCTCGTGTTGTACGTGCCATTCAGAATGTCAGCTCTAGCAGGTGGTATGCTATCGGTTCTGCTTGTGGCAAAACGTTTAATCAACTCCAGCAGCTCAAGTCTTTACCAGACGACAGTGACAAAGTGCAGGCTCTCTTTGATCAGTTAGCACAGCAAATGGGAGGGAAGGCAGCTGCAGACAAGCTGCTAGAAGCGTGTAACTCAATGGCCAATCCTACATACGCTGCCGTGCGTGAAGAGATGGAGAAATGA
- the LOC134187972 gene encoding E3 ubiquitin-protein ligase HACE1-like isoform X2 → MSSLFEKNDVLVQAVRRGDIQAVTHVLKMGVDIDTRYEYGSGCVVSYNETLLMIACRNNKKEMVELLLSKSADVNKGDRWGWTALMMAADDGSEDIMNIILKTKDIDVKMGDCWGKTAIHHAAMANHVAIVERLLSCSVPVDIIDFRNRTPLWFAVRGGCVSCVDVLLKHGANPRHMRSRGSPLEFAKRRGLIDVIKMMEEAIRLRSHPYMEGHVSVIRHQDQQTIAELQSDIRKIKKELSQSVPESELTKLRKEIQQKEEEIRCLVSALATVSRVASEKVGKGRTTSAEGQMLSLAAGNDIKIASVSEDECAVWVSRVVRAIQNVSSSRWYAIGSACGKTFNQLQQLKSLPDDSDKVQALFDQLAQQMGGKAAADKLLEACNSMANPTYAAVREEMEK, encoded by the exons ATGTCGTCACTGTTTG AAAAGAACGATGTATTGGTTCAAGCGGTGAGAAGAGGTGATATTCAGGCAGTGACGCATGTTTTGAAAATGGGAGTTGATATTGATACACGTTACGAGTATGGGAGTGGTTGTGTTGTGAGTTATAAT GAGACACTTCTGATGATAGCGTGTAGGAATAATAAAAAGGAGATGGTGGAGTTGCTGCTCAGTAAATCAGCAGATGTTAATAAGGGAGACAGG TGGGGATGGACTGCTTTGATGATGGCAGCAGATGATGGATCAGAAGATATTATGAATATAATATTAAAGACCAAAGATATTGATGTGAAGATGGGAGATTGt TGGGGAAAGACGGCTATCCATCATGCTGCAATGGCGAATCATGTGGCCATTGTAGAGAGACTTCtgtcttgttctgttcctgttgatatcatTGATTTTCGTAATCGTACACCATTGTGGTTTGCTGTCCGTGGTGGTTGTGtgagttgtgttgatgttctcctaAAACATGGAGCGAATCCCCGACATATGAG GAGCCGTGGATCACCACTAGAGTTTGCTAAGCGACGTGGTCTGATTGATGTGATTAagatgatggaagaagccataagat TGAGATCTCATCCCTATATGGAGGGTCATGTGTCTGTTATCAGACAtcaagaccaacagaca atTGCTGAACTGCAGAGTGACATCAGGAAGATCAAAAAAGAATTAAGCCAATCAGTCCCTGAGAGTGAATTGACGAAACTGAGAAAGGAGATCCAACAGAAAGAGGAGGAAATAAGATGTCTTGTGTCTGCTCTTGCTACAGTTAGCAGAGTGGCCAGCGAGAAG GTTGGTAAAGGTCGCACGACTTCTGCGGAGGGTCAGATGTTGTCACTGGCAGCAGGTAATGACATAAAGA TTGCATCAGTGAGTGAAGATGAATGTGCTGTTTGGGTGTCTCGTGTTGTACGTGCCATTCAGAATGTCAGCTCTAGCAGGTGGTATGCTATCGGTTCTGCTTGTGGCAAAACGTTTAATCAACTCCAGCAGCTCAAGTCTTTACCAGACGACAGTGACAAAGTGCAGGCTCTCTTTGATCAGTTAGCACAGCAAATGGGAGGGAAGGCAGCTGCAGACAAGCTGCTAGAAGCGTGTAACTCAATGGCCAATCCTACATACGCTGCCGTGCGTGAAGAGATGGAGAAATGA
- the LOC134187972 gene encoding E3 ubiquitin-protein ligase HACE1-like isoform X4 translates to MSSLFEKNDVLVQAVRRGDIQAVTHVLKMGVDIDTRYEYGSGCVVSYNETLLMIACRNNKKEMVELLLSKSADVNKGDRWGWTALMMAADDGSEDIMNIILKTKDIDVKMGDCWGKTAIHHAAMANHVAIVERLLSCSVPVDIIDFRNRTPLWFAVRGGCVSCVDVLLKHGANPRHMSRSRGSPLEFAKRRGLIDVIKMMEEAIRLRSHPYMEGHVSVIRHQDQQTIAELQSDIRKIKKELSQSVPESELTKLRKEIQQKEEEIRCLVSALATVSRVASEKVGKGRTTSAEGQMLSLAAVASVSEDECAVWVSRVVRAIQNVSSSRWYAIGSACGKTFNQLQQLKSLPDDSDKVQALFDQLAQQMGGKAAADKLLEACNSMANPTYAAVREEMEK, encoded by the exons ATGTCGTCACTGTTTG AAAAGAACGATGTATTGGTTCAAGCGGTGAGAAGAGGTGATATTCAGGCAGTGACGCATGTTTTGAAAATGGGAGTTGATATTGATACACGTTACGAGTATGGGAGTGGTTGTGTTGTGAGTTATAAT GAGACACTTCTGATGATAGCGTGTAGGAATAATAAAAAGGAGATGGTGGAGTTGCTGCTCAGTAAATCAGCAGATGTTAATAAGGGAGACAGG TGGGGATGGACTGCTTTGATGATGGCAGCAGATGATGGATCAGAAGATATTATGAATATAATATTAAAGACCAAAGATATTGATGTGAAGATGGGAGATTGt TGGGGAAAGACGGCTATCCATCATGCTGCAATGGCGAATCATGTGGCCATTGTAGAGAGACTTCtgtcttgttctgttcctgttgatatcatTGATTTTCGTAATCGTACACCATTGTGGTTTGCTGTCCGTGGTGGTTGTGtgagttgtgttgatgttctcctaAAACATGGAGCGAATCCCCGACATATGAG TAGGAGCCGTGGATCACCACTAGAGTTTGCTAAGCGACGTGGTCTGATTGATGTGATTAagatgatggaagaagccataagat TGAGATCTCATCCCTATATGGAGGGTCATGTGTCTGTTATCAGACAtcaagaccaacagaca atTGCTGAACTGCAGAGTGACATCAGGAAGATCAAAAAAGAATTAAGCCAATCAGTCCCTGAGAGTGAATTGACGAAACTGAGAAAGGAGATCCAACAGAAAGAGGAGGAAATAAGATGTCTTGTGTCTGCTCTTGCTACAGTTAGCAGAGTGGCCAGCGAGAAG GTTGGTAAAGGTCGCACGACTTCTGCGGAGGGTCAGATGTTGTCACTGGCAGCAG TTGCATCAGTGAGTGAAGATGAATGTGCTGTTTGGGTGTCTCGTGTTGTACGTGCCATTCAGAATGTCAGCTCTAGCAGGTGGTATGCTATCGGTTCTGCTTGTGGCAAAACGTTTAATCAACTCCAGCAGCTCAAGTCTTTACCAGACGACAGTGACAAAGTGCAGGCTCTCTTTGATCAGTTAGCACAGCAAATGGGAGGGAAGGCAGCTGCAGACAAGCTGCTAGAAGCGTGTAACTCAATGGCCAATCCTACATACGCTGCCGTGCGTGAAGAGATGGAGAAATGA
- the LOC134187972 gene encoding E3 ubiquitin-protein ligase HACE1-like isoform X3 yields MSSLFEKNDVLVQAVRRGDIQAVTHVLKMGVDIDTRYEYGSGCVETLLMIACRNNKKEMVELLLSKSADVNKGDRWGWTALMMAADDGSEDIMNIILKTKDIDVKMGDCWGKTAIHHAAMANHVAIVERLLSCSVPVDIIDFRNRTPLWFAVRGGCVSCVDVLLKHGANPRHMSRSRGSPLEFAKRRGLIDVIKMMEEAIRLRSHPYMEGHVSVIRHQDQQTIAELQSDIRKIKKELSQSVPESELTKLRKEIQQKEEEIRCLVSALATVSRVASEKVGKGRTTSAEGQMLSLAAGNDIKIASVSEDECAVWVSRVVRAIQNVSSSRWYAIGSACGKTFNQLQQLKSLPDDSDKVQALFDQLAQQMGGKAAADKLLEACNSMANPTYAAVREEMEK; encoded by the exons ATGTCGTCACTGTTTG AAAAGAACGATGTATTGGTTCAAGCGGTGAGAAGAGGTGATATTCAGGCAGTGACGCATGTTTTGAAAATGGGAGTTGATATTGATACACGTTACGAGTATGGGAGTGGTTGTGTT GAGACACTTCTGATGATAGCGTGTAGGAATAATAAAAAGGAGATGGTGGAGTTGCTGCTCAGTAAATCAGCAGATGTTAATAAGGGAGACAGG TGGGGATGGACTGCTTTGATGATGGCAGCAGATGATGGATCAGAAGATATTATGAATATAATATTAAAGACCAAAGATATTGATGTGAAGATGGGAGATTGt TGGGGAAAGACGGCTATCCATCATGCTGCAATGGCGAATCATGTGGCCATTGTAGAGAGACTTCtgtcttgttctgttcctgttgatatcatTGATTTTCGTAATCGTACACCATTGTGGTTTGCTGTCCGTGGTGGTTGTGtgagttgtgttgatgttctcctaAAACATGGAGCGAATCCCCGACATATGAG TAGGAGCCGTGGATCACCACTAGAGTTTGCTAAGCGACGTGGTCTGATTGATGTGATTAagatgatggaagaagccataagat TGAGATCTCATCCCTATATGGAGGGTCATGTGTCTGTTATCAGACAtcaagaccaacagaca atTGCTGAACTGCAGAGTGACATCAGGAAGATCAAAAAAGAATTAAGCCAATCAGTCCCTGAGAGTGAATTGACGAAACTGAGAAAGGAGATCCAACAGAAAGAGGAGGAAATAAGATGTCTTGTGTCTGCTCTTGCTACAGTTAGCAGAGTGGCCAGCGAGAAG GTTGGTAAAGGTCGCACGACTTCTGCGGAGGGTCAGATGTTGTCACTGGCAGCAGGTAATGACATAAAGA TTGCATCAGTGAGTGAAGATGAATGTGCTGTTTGGGTGTCTCGTGTTGTACGTGCCATTCAGAATGTCAGCTCTAGCAGGTGGTATGCTATCGGTTCTGCTTGTGGCAAAACGTTTAATCAACTCCAGCAGCTCAAGTCTTTACCAGACGACAGTGACAAAGTGCAGGCTCTCTTTGATCAGTTAGCACAGCAAATGGGAGGGAAGGCAGCTGCAGACAAGCTGCTAGAAGCGTGTAACTCAATGGCCAATCCTACATACGCTGCCGTGCGTGAAGAGATGGAGAAATGA
- the LOC134187972 gene encoding putative ankyrin repeat protein RBE_0220 isoform X5 has product MIACRNNKKEMVELLLSKSADVNKGDRWGWTALMMAADDGSEDIMNIILKTKDIDVKMGDCWGKTAIHHAAMANHVAIVERLLSCSVPVDIIDFRNRTPLWFAVRGGCVSCVDVLLKHGANPRHMSRSRGSPLEFAKRRGLIDVIKMMEEAIRLRSHPYMEGHVSVIRHQDQQTIAELQSDIRKIKKELSQSVPESELTKLRKEIQQKEEEIRCLVSALATVSRVASEKVGKGRTTSAEGQMLSLAAGNDIKIASVSEDECAVWVSRVVRAIQNVSSSRWYAIGSACGKTFNQLQQLKSLPDDSDKVQALFDQLAQQMGGKAAADKLLEACNSMANPTYAAVREEMEK; this is encoded by the exons ATGATAGCGTGTAGGAATAATAAAAAGGAGATGGTGGAGTTGCTGCTCAGTAAATCAGCAGATGTTAATAAGGGAGACAGG TGGGGATGGACTGCTTTGATGATGGCAGCAGATGATGGATCAGAAGATATTATGAATATAATATTAAAGACCAAAGATATTGATGTGAAGATGGGAGATTGt TGGGGAAAGACGGCTATCCATCATGCTGCAATGGCGAATCATGTGGCCATTGTAGAGAGACTTCtgtcttgttctgttcctgttgatatcatTGATTTTCGTAATCGTACACCATTGTGGTTTGCTGTCCGTGGTGGTTGTGtgagttgtgttgatgttctcctaAAACATGGAGCGAATCCCCGACATATGAG TAGGAGCCGTGGATCACCACTAGAGTTTGCTAAGCGACGTGGTCTGATTGATGTGATTAagatgatggaagaagccataagat TGAGATCTCATCCCTATATGGAGGGTCATGTGTCTGTTATCAGACAtcaagaccaacagaca atTGCTGAACTGCAGAGTGACATCAGGAAGATCAAAAAAGAATTAAGCCAATCAGTCCCTGAGAGTGAATTGACGAAACTGAGAAAGGAGATCCAACAGAAAGAGGAGGAAATAAGATGTCTTGTGTCTGCTCTTGCTACAGTTAGCAGAGTGGCCAGCGAGAAG GTTGGTAAAGGTCGCACGACTTCTGCGGAGGGTCAGATGTTGTCACTGGCAGCAGGTAATGACATAAAGA TTGCATCAGTGAGTGAAGATGAATGTGCTGTTTGGGTGTCTCGTGTTGTACGTGCCATTCAGAATGTCAGCTCTAGCAGGTGGTATGCTATCGGTTCTGCTTGTGGCAAAACGTTTAATCAACTCCAGCAGCTCAAGTCTTTACCAGACGACAGTGACAAAGTGCAGGCTCTCTTTGATCAGTTAGCACAGCAAATGGGAGGGAAGGCAGCTGCAGACAAGCTGCTAGAAGCGTGTAACTCAATGGCCAATCCTACATACGCTGCCGTGCGTGAAGAGATGGAGAAATGA